A part of Streptomyces sp. NBC_01497 genomic DNA contains:
- a CDS encoding cyclopropane-fatty-acyl-phospholipid synthase family protein — MCGGPLPLRLRAWDGSSAGPADAPAVVLRSRRALRRLLWQPDELGLAQAYVTGELDIEGDLADALRAVRRGLAATGAARPGAADLARALGTALRLGALGPRPRAPRSQAALRGSVHSRARDRAAISHHYDLSNEFYALLLDGTMAYSCGYWTDDRPGYGLAEAQQDKLELACRTLGLGPGAHLLDIGCGWGSLTLHAAEHHGAHVTAVTLAARQAAYVRAQVAERGLGDRVEVRLSDYRDITDGPYDAVATIEMGEHVGDDAYPDFAGLLHDRVRPGGRVLVQQMSRGRNAPGGGAFIESFIAPDMHMRPLGETVTLLEGAGLEVTGVEALRTHYVRTIEAWHRTLEERWPEFTAMAGVETARVWRLYLVGSALAFEQNRMGVDQIVARRPDGFRSTGMS; from the coding sequence ATGTGCGGCGGTCCCCTGCCCCTCCGCCTGCGCGCCTGGGACGGCAGCAGCGCGGGCCCCGCGGACGCCCCCGCCGTCGTTCTGCGCTCGCGCCGCGCACTGCGCAGGCTGCTGTGGCAGCCCGACGAACTCGGCCTCGCCCAGGCGTACGTCACGGGCGAACTCGACATCGAAGGGGACCTCGCGGACGCGCTGCGTGCCGTCCGCCGAGGTCTCGCGGCAACCGGCGCCGCCCGGCCCGGCGCCGCCGACCTCGCCCGCGCCCTCGGTACGGCGCTGCGCCTCGGCGCCCTCGGCCCGCGACCGCGCGCCCCGAGGAGCCAGGCCGCGCTGCGCGGATCCGTCCACAGCAGGGCCCGCGACCGCGCCGCGATCAGCCACCACTACGACCTGTCCAACGAGTTCTACGCCCTGCTCCTGGATGGGACCATGGCCTATTCCTGCGGGTACTGGACCGACGACCGGCCCGGATACGGACTCGCCGAGGCCCAGCAGGACAAGCTCGAACTGGCCTGCCGCACGCTCGGCCTCGGCCCCGGTGCGCACCTGCTCGACATCGGCTGCGGCTGGGGCTCCCTCACGCTGCACGCGGCCGAGCACCACGGAGCGCACGTCACGGCCGTCACGCTGGCGGCACGCCAGGCCGCATACGTACGCGCCCAGGTCGCGGAGCGGGGTCTCGGTGACCGGGTGGAAGTGCGGCTTTCGGACTACCGGGACATCACGGACGGGCCCTACGACGCTGTCGCCACCATCGAGATGGGCGAACACGTCGGCGACGACGCCTATCCGGACTTCGCGGGACTCCTGCACGACCGGGTGCGGCCGGGCGGCCGGGTACTCGTCCAGCAGATGTCCCGCGGCCGTAACGCCCCCGGCGGCGGCGCGTTCATCGAGTCGTTCATCGCCCCCGACATGCACATGCGCCCGCTGGGCGAGACGGTGACGCTGCTGGAGGGCGCGGGTCTGGAGGTCACGGGCGTCGAGGCGCTGCGTACCCACTACGTCCGCACCATCGAGGCGTGGCACCGGACGCTGGAGGAGCGCTGGCCCGAGTTCACCGCGATGGCGGGGGTGGAGACGGCGCGCGTGTGGCGGCTGTATCTCGTGGGCAGTGCCCTCGCGTTCGAGCAGAACCGGATGGGCGTGGACCAGATCGTCGCGCGCCGACCCGACGGGTTCCGCTCGACGGGCATGTCGTAG
- a CDS encoding M48 family metalloprotease — MIMLLVLPVLLPFAAPLFARRLVGRLEPNAALWLLTAATVALGGSTVAALAGLVLTGALRLPVVARLGRMIHPMATGPVYVLVPVAALAVAALLLCAGTAVRTVRRERRSLGAAHAEADRARTAEGLSVVADERVDAYALPGRAGGPGRVVVTEGMLGCLGTRERAALVAHERAHLAGRHHLFLAAAELSAHCHPGLRSVRQDVALAVERAADEAAARATGDRRLTALAIGRAALAAHAAPARRPSVLPSATAGPVPQRVAALLKGPVSGARRPVAAAFALLLLCAGISSSSTLAGAVDLHSGVEVAQGESGPHHQLPR; from the coding sequence ATGATCATGTTGCTGGTACTGCCGGTCCTGCTGCCCTTCGCCGCGCCGCTGTTCGCGCGCCGACTCGTGGGACGCCTCGAACCGAACGCGGCGCTGTGGCTGCTCACGGCCGCGACCGTCGCACTCGGCGGGAGCACGGTGGCGGCGCTCGCGGGCCTCGTCCTGACCGGTGCCCTGCGCCTTCCCGTCGTCGCCCGGCTCGGCAGGATGATCCATCCGATGGCCACCGGGCCCGTGTACGTGCTGGTGCCCGTCGCCGCGCTCGCCGTCGCCGCTCTGCTGCTCTGCGCCGGGACGGCCGTACGGACGGTCCGGCGCGAGCGGCGGTCGCTGGGCGCCGCGCACGCCGAGGCGGACCGGGCGCGTACCGCGGAGGGCCTGAGCGTCGTGGCCGACGAGCGGGTCGACGCGTACGCCCTGCCGGGCCGGGCAGGGGGCCCCGGCCGGGTCGTGGTCACCGAGGGGATGCTGGGCTGCCTCGGAACACGGGAGCGTGCGGCGCTCGTCGCCCATGAACGCGCGCACCTCGCCGGCCGCCATCACCTTTTCCTGGCCGCGGCCGAGCTGTCCGCCCACTGCCACCCCGGTCTGCGCTCCGTGCGCCAGGACGTCGCGCTCGCGGTCGAGCGTGCGGCCGACGAGGCCGCCGCCCGCGCCACGGGCGACCGGCGGCTGACCGCCCTGGCCATCGGGCGGGCCGCGCTCGCCGCGCACGCGGCCCCCGCGCGCAGGCCCTCCGTACTGCCGTCGGCGACGGCCGGGCCGGTCCCGCAGCGCGTCGCGGCGCTGCTGAAGGGGCCGGTGTCCGGGGCGCGCCGCCCGGTGGCCGCCGCGTTCGCGCTGCTGCTCCTGTGCGCGGGGATCTCCTCTTCGTCGACGCTGGCGGGGGCCGTCGACCTGCACAGCGGTGTCGAGGTGGCCCAGGGTGAGAGCGGCCCGCACCACCAGTTGCCGCGCTGA
- a CDS encoding chitosanase — protein sequence MHSRKSSLRLVPAALLGMALAAVPAVAGAQTVAAPGTSVSAHPASALSPAAAAGLDDPAKKEIAMKLVSSAENSSLDWKAQYKYIEDIGDGRGYTAGIIGFCSGTGDMLDLVQLYTDREPGNPLATFLPALKKVNGTDSHTGLGSAFTSAWQKAASDTVFQTAQNDERDRVYFDPSVSQAKTDGLGTLGQFIYYDAIVMHGPGSDSTSFGGIRKRALSNAKPPSQGGNETTYLNAFLDARVWAMKQEEAHSDTTRVDTEQRVFLQKGNLNLDPPLDWKVYGDSYHISS from the coding sequence ATGCACTCCCGTAAGAGCTCTCTCCGCCTTGTTCCCGCCGCCCTGCTCGGCATGGCGCTGGCCGCCGTACCGGCCGTGGCCGGCGCCCAGACCGTCGCCGCACCCGGCACGAGCGTCTCCGCCCACCCGGCGTCCGCCCTCTCCCCCGCCGCGGCGGCCGGACTGGACGACCCGGCGAAGAAGGAGATCGCGATGAAGCTCGTCTCCAGCGCGGAGAACTCCTCGCTGGACTGGAAGGCCCAGTACAAGTACATCGAGGACATCGGTGACGGTCGCGGCTACACGGCCGGCATCATCGGATTCTGCTCCGGTACCGGCGACATGCTGGACCTGGTGCAGCTCTACACCGACCGCGAACCGGGCAATCCGCTCGCCACGTTCCTGCCCGCGCTCAAGAAGGTGAACGGCACCGACTCCCACACCGGACTCGGCTCCGCGTTCACCTCGGCCTGGCAGAAGGCCGCGTCCGACACGGTCTTCCAGACCGCGCAGAACGACGAGCGGGACCGGGTGTACTTCGACCCGTCCGTGAGCCAGGCCAAGACCGACGGGCTCGGCACACTCGGACAGTTCATCTACTACGACGCGATCGTGATGCACGGTCCCGGCAGTGACAGCACGAGCTTCGGCGGGATACGCAAGCGCGCACTGTCGAACGCCAAGCCGCCGTCCCAGGGCGGCAACGAGACGACCTACCTCAACGCGTTCCTGGACGCCCGCGTCTGGGCCATGAAGCAGGAGGAGGCCCACTCGGACACCACCCGGGTCGACACGGAACAGCGCGTGTTCCTCCAGAAGGGCAACCTGAACCTCGACCCGCCGCTCGACTGGAAGGTGTACGGCGACAGCTACCACATCAGCAGCTGA
- a CDS encoding antitoxin encodes MSKLGDMADKAKKMAKGHPDQTDKAVERGERMVDERTGNRYDSQTDRAADSVRRTYRDGDH; translated from the coding sequence ATGAGCAAGCTGGGCGACATGGCGGACAAGGCCAAGAAGATGGCGAAGGGTCACCCGGACCAGACCGACAAGGCGGTGGAACGCGGCGAACGGATGGTCGACGAGCGCACCGGCAACCGCTACGACTCCCAGACGGACCGGGCCGCCGACTCGGTGCGCCGCACCTACCGCGACGGCGATCACTGA
- a CDS encoding MFS transporter yields MTSRLGFSKRERTASVVIVLAVFMTNLDLWIVNVALPAMGASFGEGGRPASLGDLSWVLNAYAITLAALLVVAGRLGDRMGQRAVFLAGVVVFTLASVGCALAPTLGVLVVARVIQAVGAAAQLPTSLALLLATVPVERRTRATRSWAAVGGLAAAAGPVLGGLLVEADWRWVFIVNVPIGAAALFAGLASLPRPTARESGPLPDLWGAVLITAAVAALSGALVEAPSWGWTSARVYGLIAVALVAGAWFWWRSSRHRSPLLELSLLRLPRFGSAGLGTFVFGIAFAIMLLSNVLWCQDVWHWSALRTGVALVPGPVLVPVVTVLTARAAHRFGHGPLVAVGGVLFAGGMVWRTVSVSTDPDYVRDLLPSLVMTGAGVGFALGTLVAAGVQSLPGARAATGSALVNSLRQMASTVGVAVLVTLVGSRVGAGSVDDFRLSWALAAVLGLATAALGLRLARTAPAPAAPGGADAAAVDAAPGTSEPEGGTQDAALTPPVA; encoded by the coding sequence ATGACCTCAAGGCTTGGATTTTCAAAGCGCGAGAGGACGGCTTCCGTTGTCATCGTCCTCGCCGTCTTCATGACCAACCTGGATCTCTGGATCGTCAACGTGGCGCTGCCGGCGATGGGTGCGAGCTTCGGCGAGGGCGGGCGCCCGGCGTCGCTCGGAGACCTGTCATGGGTCCTCAATGCCTACGCGATCACCCTGGCCGCGCTGCTGGTCGTGGCGGGACGACTGGGTGACCGGATGGGCCAGCGCGCCGTGTTCCTGGCCGGTGTCGTGGTCTTCACCCTCGCGTCGGTCGGCTGTGCGCTCGCACCGACCCTCGGGGTGCTGGTCGTCGCGCGGGTGATCCAGGCGGTGGGCGCCGCGGCGCAGTTGCCCACCTCCCTCGCACTGCTGCTGGCGACCGTGCCTGTCGAGCGCCGTACGCGGGCCACCCGGAGCTGGGCGGCCGTCGGCGGCCTCGCGGCCGCCGCGGGACCGGTCCTCGGCGGACTCCTCGTGGAGGCCGACTGGCGCTGGGTCTTCATCGTGAACGTGCCGATCGGTGCCGCCGCGCTGTTCGCGGGGCTCGCCTCGCTGCCCCGGCCCACCGCGCGGGAGAGCGGTCCGCTGCCGGACCTGTGGGGCGCCGTGCTGATCACCGCTGCCGTGGCCGCGCTGTCCGGCGCCCTGGTGGAGGCACCTTCCTGGGGCTGGACGTCCGCGCGGGTGTACGGGTTGATCGCCGTCGCCCTCGTCGCGGGTGCCTGGTTCTGGTGGAGGTCCTCGCGCCACCGCTCGCCGCTGCTGGAGCTGTCGCTCCTGCGGCTGCCCCGGTTCGGCTCGGCGGGCCTCGGCACCTTCGTCTTCGGCATCGCCTTCGCGATCATGCTTCTTTCCAACGTGCTGTGGTGCCAGGACGTGTGGCACTGGAGCGCACTGCGGACCGGTGTCGCACTCGTGCCGGGACCCGTTCTGGTGCCGGTGGTGACCGTGCTGACGGCGCGCGCCGCGCACCGCTTCGGGCACGGACCGCTGGTCGCCGTGGGCGGTGTGCTGTTCGCCGGCGGGATGGTGTGGCGCACGGTGTCGGTCTCCACGGACCCCGACTACGTACGCGATCTGCTGCCCAGCCTCGTCATGACCGGTGCGGGCGTGGGGTTCGCGCTCGGCACGCTTGTGGCGGCCGGGGTCCAGTCGCTGCCCGGCGCCCGCGCCGCCACCGGTTCCGCCCTCGTCAACTCCCTGCGTCAGATGGCCTCCACGGTCGGTGTGGCCGTACTCGTCACTCTTGTCGGCTCGCGGGTGGGCGCGGGATCCGTGGACGACTTCCGGCTCTCCTGGGCACTGGCCGCCGTACTCGGGCTCGCCACGGCCGCGCTGGGCCTGCGGCTCGCCCGTACGGCCCCCGCTCCGGCCGCACCGGGGGGTGCGGACGCGGCGGCCGTGGACGCGGCCCCCGGTACCTCGGAACCGGAAGGCGGCACACAGGACGCGGCCCTCACCCCGCCCGTCGCCTGA
- the ku gene encoding non-homologous end joining protein Ku, translating to MPRPIWTGAVSFGLVTIPIRISGASENRGVRFHRIHLEDGGRVRNQKRCELDDRIVTDDDIGKGYELSRDQIVPVTDEELDAIPLPTAKTVEIIAFMDRDAIDPVRLGQSFYLEAAGQAAAKPYVLLRRALERSGRVAVTKLALRGRERLAILDIREDALTLHTMHWPDEVRSPAGLAPGPVELTEDEITQAMSLIDGMTTDDLSAFHDEYRYAVEELLAAKAEGREPPKAEEGARPGTVVDLMAALEQSVTKAKESRGENAGTGADEGDGADATVHEMPRKRAATRKAPAKKAPAKKTPAGKRAAGRAPAKKGAGADSGSDGTAGSSGESGSGGATARSAPAKTSTAQRTPDEKTAAKKAPAKKTAARKTSAKSAPAKTSTAGTSTAKKAPGKTAAKKAPAKKAPAKKTSQPRRKAS from the coding sequence ATGCCCCGCCCCATCTGGACCGGAGCCGTGTCGTTCGGGCTCGTGACGATCCCGATCCGGATCTCCGGCGCGTCCGAGAACCGCGGTGTGCGCTTCCACCGCATCCATCTGGAGGACGGCGGCCGCGTCCGCAACCAGAAACGCTGCGAGCTCGACGACCGGATCGTCACGGACGACGACATCGGCAAGGGCTACGAGCTCAGCAGGGACCAGATCGTCCCGGTCACCGACGAGGAACTCGACGCCATCCCGCTGCCCACCGCGAAGACGGTCGAGATCATCGCTTTCATGGACCGTGACGCCATCGACCCGGTGCGGCTCGGCCAGAGCTTCTACCTGGAGGCCGCGGGCCAGGCCGCCGCGAAGCCGTACGTTCTGCTGCGCCGCGCGCTGGAGCGCAGCGGGCGGGTCGCCGTCACCAAACTCGCGCTGCGCGGGCGCGAGCGGCTCGCCATCCTCGACATCCGTGAGGACGCACTCACCCTGCACACCATGCACTGGCCCGACGAGGTGCGCTCCCCGGCCGGGTTGGCGCCGGGGCCCGTCGAGCTGACCGAGGACGAGATCACGCAGGCCATGTCGCTCATCGACGGCATGACGACGGATGACCTGTCCGCCTTCCACGACGAGTACCGGTACGCGGTGGAGGAACTGCTCGCGGCGAAGGCCGAGGGCCGTGAGCCGCCGAAGGCGGAAGAGGGCGCGCGTCCCGGCACGGTCGTCGACCTGATGGCCGCGCTGGAGCAGAGCGTCACCAAGGCCAAGGAGTCGCGCGGCGAGAACGCCGGGACCGGCGCGGACGAGGGGGACGGCGCCGACGCGACGGTCCATGAGATGCCCCGGAAGCGGGCCGCCACCCGGAAGGCGCCGGCCAAGAAGGCGCCGGCCAAGAAGACGCCGGCGGGCAAGCGCGCGGCCGGAAGGGCTCCCGCGAAGAAGGGCGCCGGCGCGGACTCCGGATCGGACGGCACGGCAGGCTCTTCCGGGGAGTCCGGATCGGGCGGGGCCACCGCGAGGAGCGCCCCGGCCAAGACGTCCACCGCGCAGAGGACGCCTGACGAAAAGACAGCCGCGAAGAAGGCCCCCGCCAAGAAGACCGCAGCCAGGAAGACGTCCGCGAAGAGCGCCCCGGCCAAGACATCCACCGCCGGGACGTCCACCGCGAAGAAGGCCCCTGGCAAAACCGCCGCCAAGAAGGCCCCGGCGAAAAAAGCTCCCGCGAAGAAGACGTCCCAGCCGCGCAGGAAGGCGTCCTGA
- a CDS encoding winged helix-turn-helix transcriptional regulator, translating to MTERIDATTLPGRPCPLASALQLVGDRWALLAVREVALGNHQFGVIARNTGAPTDRLAARLKDLVVAGVLERRPNPDNPRYQGYHLTEAGRDLTGAMRELMAWGNKWAVSTPPVRLWHGDHELRPRTVCATCGEEAHRTDVHRESLVPGWDETGPVEEG from the coding sequence ATGACCGAGAGGATCGACGCCACGACGCTGCCGGGCCGGCCCTGCCCGCTGGCCTCCGCACTGCAGTTGGTGGGCGACCGGTGGGCACTGCTCGCCGTACGCGAAGTAGCCCTGGGCAACCACCAGTTCGGAGTCATCGCCCGGAACACGGGCGCGCCCACGGATCGGCTGGCGGCCCGCCTGAAGGACCTCGTCGTGGCCGGGGTGCTGGAGCGGCGGCCCAACCCGGACAACCCCCGCTACCAGGGCTACCACCTGACCGAGGCCGGCCGGGACCTGACCGGCGCCATGCGCGAGCTGATGGCCTGGGGCAACAAATGGGCGGTCAGCACTCCCCCGGTCCGCCTGTGGCACGGCGACCACGAGCTGCGTCCGCGCACCGTCTGCGCGACCTGCGGCGAGGAGGCACACCGCACGGACGTCCACCGGGAGAGCCTGGTCCCGGGCTGGGACGAGACGGGGCCCGTCGAGGAAGGCTGA
- a CDS encoding ATP-binding cassette domain-containing protein, which yields MPDPGAPGAFVTCSALSFQWPDGTTVFDGLSLTVPRGRTGLAGGNGSGKSTLLHLLTGRLRPTQGSVAVGGHLAHLPQNITLGTTLRVDEALGIAQRRAALSAIEAGDASEENFETIGDDWDVEERAHATLGSLGLGGLALDRTVGEMSGGETVLLRLAALLLERPDVLLLDEPTNNLDLFARRRLYDAVDSWRSGILLVVSHDRELLERVDRIAELRSGEVRWYGGGWSAYEETLGVQQEAAGRTLRAAEADVRRQKRELEETRIKVARRQRQSKKLDAQRRAPRIVAGARKRSAQESGDKLRGLHEDRLDEARERREAAADAIREDAEIRVELPHTAVPAGRTVFTLDALRPRHGRLREGTLTVRGPERVALVGRNGAGKTTLLRTLAGELAPLSGEARTQVPLRFLPQRLDVLDDGLSVAANVARSAPGVPDNEIRSQLARFLFKGARAEQPAGTLSGGERFRAALAATMLAAPAPQLLMLDEPTNNLDVASVRQLTSALDAYRGALLIAGHDLAFLRTLGITRWLLLGEELEETTEDEVDELLAAPEAP from the coding sequence ATGCCCGACCCCGGCGCACCCGGCGCCTTTGTGACCTGTTCCGCCCTGTCGTTCCAGTGGCCGGACGGCACCACCGTCTTCGACGGGCTCTCCCTCACCGTCCCCCGCGGCCGCACCGGCCTCGCCGGCGGCAACGGCAGCGGAAAGTCCACCCTGCTGCACCTTCTGACCGGTCGACTGCGGCCCACTCAGGGGTCGGTGGCCGTCGGTGGGCATCTCGCCCACCTGCCGCAGAACATCACACTCGGCACCACGCTCCGCGTCGATGAGGCCCTCGGCATCGCGCAGCGGCGCGCCGCGCTGTCCGCGATCGAGGCCGGGGACGCGAGCGAGGAGAACTTCGAGACGATCGGCGACGACTGGGACGTCGAGGAGCGCGCCCACGCCACACTGGGCTCGCTCGGTCTCGGCGGCCTCGCGCTCGACCGCACCGTCGGGGAGATGTCGGGCGGGGAGACCGTCCTGCTCCGGCTCGCGGCCCTGCTGCTGGAACGCCCGGACGTGCTGCTGCTGGACGAACCCACCAACAACCTGGACCTGTTCGCCCGCCGCAGGCTCTACGACGCCGTCGACTCCTGGCGTTCGGGAATCCTCCTCGTCGTCTCGCACGACCGCGAACTGCTGGAGCGGGTGGACCGCATCGCCGAACTCCGTTCCGGGGAGGTGCGTTGGTACGGCGGCGGCTGGTCCGCGTACGAGGAGACACTCGGCGTGCAGCAGGAGGCCGCCGGGCGGACTCTGCGCGCCGCCGAGGCCGATGTACGGCGGCAGAAGCGTGAGTTGGAGGAGACCAGGATCAAGGTGGCCCGGCGCCAACGGCAGAGCAAGAAACTGGACGCCCAGCGGCGGGCGCCCCGGATCGTCGCGGGCGCCCGCAAGCGGTCCGCGCAGGAGTCCGGCGACAAACTGCGCGGTCTCCACGAGGACCGGCTGGACGAGGCGCGCGAACGGCGTGAGGCGGCGGCGGACGCGATCCGCGAGGACGCCGAGATCCGGGTGGAGCTCCCGCACACCGCGGTGCCCGCTGGCCGCACGGTGTTCACCCTGGACGCGCTGCGCCCCCGGCACGGCCGGCTCCGCGAGGGCACTCTCACCGTGCGCGGCCCCGAGCGCGTCGCCCTCGTCGGCCGCAACGGCGCGGGCAAGACCACGCTGCTGCGCACCCTGGCGGGGGAGCTCGCCCCGCTCTCCGGCGAGGCCAGGACGCAGGTGCCGCTCCGGTTCCTGCCCCAGCGCCTTGACGTCCTGGACGACGGGCTGAGCGTCGCCGCGAACGTGGCACGCTCCGCGCCCGGCGTGCCCGACAACGAGATCAGGTCGCAGTTGGCGCGGTTCCTCTTCAAGGGGGCCCGTGCCGAGCAGCCGGCCGGGACGCTGTCGGGCGGGGAGCGCTTCCGCGCCGCGCTCGCGGCCACGATGCTCGCGGCGCCCGCCCCCCAGCTCCTGATGCTGGACGAGCCGACGAACAACCTCGACGTGGCGAGCGTCCGGCAGCTGACGAGCGCGCTCGACGCGTATCGGGGCGCCCTCCTGATCGCCGGTCACGACCTCGCGTTCCTGCGGACGCTGGGCATCACACGGTGGCTGCTGCTCGGGGAGGAGCTGGAGGAGACCACCGAGGACGAGGTGGACGAGCTGCTCGCGGCCCCCGAAGCCCCCTGA
- a CDS encoding LLM class flavin-dependent oxidoreductase, producing the protein MRYSINIPNFGDFADPRTVASLAVAAEKAGWDALFVWDHVVHVKRNRRVFGDPWMLLTAAALATSRIRLGTLVTPVPRRRPEQLARQVATLDRLSGGRVIFGAGLGGPIEDEYGSFGEPTDPVVLAEKLDEGLGLLADYWTGEPVTHHGRHFHADDVELLPGTVQRPRPPVWIAGYWPKRRPMRRAARWDGAAPLFESARHGHTPPVDEVRDLVGYLRAQRREQGADEDRPFEVVVGGASPADPGRARDLLGPLMDAGATWWDERRVQDDQVYRLDPVLRRVEQGPPRID; encoded by the coding sequence GTGCGCTATTCCATCAACATCCCCAATTTCGGCGACTTCGCCGACCCGAGGACCGTGGCCTCCCTGGCCGTCGCCGCCGAAAAGGCGGGCTGGGACGCGCTGTTCGTCTGGGACCATGTCGTCCACGTCAAGCGGAACCGCCGGGTCTTCGGCGATCCCTGGATGCTGCTGACCGCGGCCGCCCTCGCGACCAGCAGGATCCGCCTCGGCACACTCGTCACGCCGGTCCCCCGCCGCCGCCCCGAGCAGCTCGCCCGCCAGGTGGCGACCCTCGACCGGCTGAGCGGCGGCCGGGTGATCTTCGGTGCGGGGCTCGGCGGGCCGATCGAGGACGAGTACGGCAGCTTCGGCGAGCCGACGGACCCCGTGGTGCTCGCCGAAAAACTGGACGAGGGGCTGGGCCTGCTCGCCGACTACTGGACCGGTGAACCGGTCACGCACCACGGGCGGCACTTCCACGCCGACGATGTGGAGCTCCTGCCCGGCACGGTCCAGCGTCCGCGCCCGCCCGTCTGGATCGCCGGCTACTGGCCGAAGCGCCGTCCGATGCGCAGGGCGGCCCGCTGGGACGGTGCGGCGCCGCTCTTCGAGTCCGCGCGGCACGGCCACACCCCGCCGGTGGACGAGGTACGGGACCTGGTCGGCTACCTACGGGCCCAGCGCCGCGAGCAGGGAGCGGACGAGGACCGTCCCTTCGAGGTGGTGGTCGGCGGGGCCAGCCCCGCCGACCCGGGGCGCGCCCGCGACCTCCTCGGTCCGCTCATGGACGCGGGAGCCACCTGGTGGGACGAGCGGCGCGTCCAGGACGATCAGGTGTACCGGCTCGATCCCGTGCTGCGCCGCGTCGAACAGGGCCCCCCGCGCATCGACTGA
- a CDS encoding M4 family metallopeptidase — translation MRAPLISKLAAAVAIATAASASLAGTAFAAPAQSGITRAGTTVPAASAVVAAARSAATAHAAATGIGAQNTLVATGVMVDPSGKRHVRFTQTFRGVPVIGGDIVVHLDSASKYLGVTRAATSTVSVPTVTARLTSQQARDKAAAEVAGGSAKSAKLVVRHEGNASKLAYQVQVAGAKGNLEKARTVLVDAASGAVLSSTPAADDFISPQVMAKLKAAGERATPSTGGAAAATPKLGPAATFPAPAVGSGASLFSGTVALNTTQTAASKFTLVDTTRGKTEIRDAKHSSALSSTTFNSAAVLSDTDDKWGNGATSDNVTPAVDAQYGLTSTFDFYKKTFNRLGTDDDGVGPHGVVHYSTGYANAAWVDECHCMIYGDGDGQTFTKPLVQLDVTGHELTHGVVSATAGLQTQVDPSTGNQIGEPGSLNESLADIFGSTDEFATANPNDPGNYLMGEQLGLAQGFLRRLDHPSLDKLEGTVDYWSTKAPKTEVHAGSGVSSHAFYLLAEGSGAKTINGVSYNSPTVDGSTVTGIGRDAAIKIFYQALTRYMVSTTNFHGARTATLQAAADLYGSGSTQYATVNKAWAAVNVTASN, via the coding sequence ATGCGCGCACCGCTCATATCGAAGCTGGCAGCGGCAGTTGCCATAGCGACCGCGGCCTCGGCGTCCCTCGCCGGAACCGCCTTCGCGGCGCCGGCTCAGAGCGGCATCACCCGTGCCGGCACCACCGTCCCCGCGGCCTCCGCCGTCGTGGCGGCCGCACGGTCGGCGGCGACCGCCCACGCCGCCGCGACGGGCATCGGTGCCCAGAACACACTGGTCGCGACCGGGGTGATGGTGGACCCGAGCGGCAAGCGGCACGTGCGTTTCACGCAGACGTTCCGCGGCGTGCCCGTCATCGGTGGCGACATCGTTGTCCACCTCGACTCCGCGTCGAAGTACCTCGGTGTGACCCGCGCCGCGACCAGCACGGTCTCCGTGCCGACCGTCACCGCGCGGCTGACATCACAGCAGGCACGGGACAAGGCCGCGGCGGAGGTCGCCGGCGGCAGCGCCAAGAGCGCGAAACTCGTCGTGCGCCACGAGGGCAACGCCTCGAAGCTCGCCTACCAGGTGCAGGTCGCGGGCGCCAAGGGGAACCTGGAGAAGGCCCGTACGGTGCTCGTCGACGCGGCGTCCGGCGCGGTCCTCAGCAGCACTCCGGCCGCTGACGACTTCATCTCGCCCCAGGTCATGGCGAAGCTGAAGGCCGCCGGCGAGCGTGCCACCCCGTCCACGGGCGGCGCCGCCGCCGCGACCCCGAAGCTCGGTCCCGCCGCCACCTTCCCCGCGCCCGCCGTCGGCTCCGGCGCGTCGCTGTTCTCCGGCACCGTCGCGCTCAACACCACGCAGACCGCGGCGAGCAAGTTCACACTGGTCGACACCACGCGCGGCAAGACGGAGATCCGGGACGCCAAGCACTCCAGCGCCCTGAGCTCCACCACCTTCAACTCGGCGGCCGTCCTCAGCGACACGGACGACAAGTGGGGCAACGGCGCCACGTCCGACAACGTCACCCCCGCGGTGGACGCCCAGTACGGCCTGACGTCGACCTTCGACTTCTACAAGAAGACCTTCAACCGGCTCGGCACCGACGACGACGGCGTCGGCCCGCACGGCGTGGTCCACTACTCCACCGGCTACGCCAACGCGGCCTGGGTGGACGAGTGCCACTGCATGATCTACGGCGACGGTGACGGCCAGACGTTCACCAAGCCGCTGGTCCAGCTCGATGTGACGGGCCACGAACTCACCCACGGCGTGGTGTCCGCGACTGCGGGCCTTCAGACGCAGGTGGACCCGAGCACCGGCAACCAGATCGGCGAGCCCGGTTCCCTCAACGAATCGCTCGCGGACATCTTCGGCAGCACCGACGAGTTCGCCACCGCCAACCCGAACGACCCCGGCAACTACCTCATGGGCGAACAGCTCGGCCTCGCGCAGGGCTTCCTGCGCCGCCTCGACCACCCGTCGCTCGACAAGCTCGAAGGCACGGTGGACTACTGGTCCACGAAGGCCCCCAAGACCGAGGTGCACGCGGGCTCCGGCGTCTCCTCGCACGCCTTCTACCTGCTGGCGGAGGGCAGCGGAGCCAAGACCATCAACGGTGTGTCCTACAACTCGCCGACGGTGGACGGCTCCACCGTGACCGGCATCGGCCGGGACGCGGCCATCAAGATCTTCTACCAGGCCCTGACCCGGTACATGGTCTCCACCACGAACTTCCACGGCGCCCGCACGGCCACCCTGCAGGCCGCCGCGGACCTCTACGGTTCCGGCAGCACGCAGTACGCCACGGTGAACAAGGCCTGGGCGGCCGTGAATGTGACCGCCTCCAACTGA